In one window of Calypte anna isolate BGI_N300 chromosome 1, bCalAnn1_v1.p, whole genome shotgun sequence DNA:
- the CYSLTR2 gene encoding LOW QUALITY PROTEIN: cysteinyl leukotriene receptor 2 (The sequence of the model RefSeq protein was modified relative to this genomic sequence to represent the inferred CDS: substituted 2 bases at 2 genomic stop codons): MNISNMALNNSFTNHSFNCMIDSFKQVIYPIMYLFIFFQGTVGNGLSIYVFFQPSKRKTSANIYMXNLAVSDLMFVSTLSFGATYLLLGSDWIFGDIICRIMIYTLYMNMYXSIYFLSVLSMVCFIAIAYPFKHWKITMKRGRILCAAIWILVLAASSPLLSKGVTGYRSQAKCLDLHPSRKSKLLMMNSFILVIGLILPFCILIVCYIFAIKALLRSMTLQHKEAACHKKALPTIIISLILFLICFLPYHGLQTTHLMHGSCSQANLPLHKALVAAFCLAATNSCLDPVFYYFTAEIFNASI; encoded by the coding sequence ATGAATATTTCCAACATGGCATTAAACAACAGCTTCACCAACCACTCCTTCAACTGTATGATTGACAGCTTCAAGCAAGTAATTTATCCCATCATGtatctcttcatcttcttccagGGTACTGTTGGAAATGGCCTCTCcatttatgttttcttccagCCTTCAAAGAGGAAGACCTCAGCAAACATTTACATGTAGAACTTGGCTGTTTCAGATCTCATGTTTGTAAGTACTTTGTCTTTTGGGGCCACATATTTACTGTTGGGATCAGATTGGATATTTGGTGATATCATCTGCAGGATTATGATTTACACTCTGTATATGAACATGTACTGAAGCATTTATTTCCTCAGTGTGCTCAGCATGGTTTGTTTCATAGCCATTGCCTACCCAttcaaacactggaaaataacCATGAAGCGTGGCAGGATTTTGTGTGCTGCCATATGGATCTTGGTGCTGGCAGCCTCCAGCCCTCTGTTAAGCAAAGGAGTCACTGGGTACAGAAGCCAAGCCAAGTGCTTGGACCTCCACCCTTCCAGAAAATCCAAGCTCCTCATGATGAACAGCTTTATTCTTGTCATTGGTCTCATTCTGCCATTTTGCATACTTATAGTCTGTTACATTTTTGCAATCAAAGCACTGCTCAGGTCCATGACTCTGCAGCACAAGGAGGCAGCCTGTCACAAGAAGGCACTGCCAACAATCATCATCTCTctcatcctcttcctcatctGTTTCCTGCCCTATCATGGACTCCAAACCACCCACCTGATGCatggcagctgcagccaggcCAACCTACCCTTGCACAAAGCACTGGTGGCTGCGTTCTGCCTTGCTGCCACCAACAGCTGCCTTGATCCTGTCTTCTACTACTTTACTGCTGAAATTTTCAACGCGAGCATCTGA